Proteins from one Drosophila gunungcola strain Sukarami chromosome 3R, Dgunungcola_SK_2, whole genome shotgun sequence genomic window:
- the LOC128259190 gene encoding titin homolog translates to MVKRFKASSSLGASDGGSVRSGNCKDSDQVYCVLLHVVEAINFVSRDGSEREQIVMNAALNTVDFEVEGTQSAETIIFNSNCIWECDLAGIKRIKTDHRPVKITFSACRGGGAERKTIGSLLLPVRGLPVLATTGSHNGANLKMFWHKLICISSEFRSHKPEVLLMLAIIKKSILHTKDFDHLMQFTEQKTPPTPPLQSPGHSITASMLQSQANVYVQSLVQLGLLQVGNDPLIDCDIIEVVLQLKQLKNVNRLVKTLDEGKGTGSVILVFDFVGNVTNIELKLNESDSYILNDVLGLRFKTSLRSMRLYFQRIFYLPINMYMNGSAIATYRMDFGNLLPPDNYFSEKRKYTHNGSFSFNRLAKRDSAREPKSPLMEYSFSVDVKTLLSGQGQEEPESTSSVASGVIRELPKDRKDPEVMSLSHDTASVASLNVGAELSVSEGSCRSTSPKEDGPDSDASVDHRKPENRRKKFTRLQCEEDSGESEDELRLGKTFSALVVREDLNFSNVEKAVVRKPKNIENLQGDDFETASCDDKKLTKVVEEETKSQRKNNIEPTTKESSSSPKKLKIKSHKSNEFLRESFKLKIKTPRNNISTSEENDFENFGELTSLELFELEEKRQAKEAELLSFRMQRIKESSPMPMESKVRKTQIKDTEVLRNGSNRSCIDEATAESPKQSAPKEKVCNKNVKKLSKTQLNEVSLTHISPSELKRQMVYEKQTDSKVFSENSYEQSDEDLGYGQVLPEKPNFSREKLTKKPKSQNLKTKRSLNDVQSVGKTKSQFLASEELEDFEEMSTSTQETRSSKTSKGNLGLRARWVEVNKKQTQVLDETEKFLQETCRAELDEVLYEDQLAFGLAKPLKLKKKVGKSMEDNVKSINYENSYLEEIAICQSQEDLVKKKKRTMPIHQMEIESSEEYISLSEGILRSAEMIYSETEHRDVRVTFAQPKGGRVKKKMRADEDDVIQDNTSLSEANLQSTEKISAEFEQRDAQVKSKKREFTSSQEFISESNLKYTELTNQTAQPQNVRVLKKKKLKKMLVKEDSQIQDNESQKEEAVRPVKKKVLRKKSSVISDNIEHTKNEHPPEEIPDVKTKKIIRKKPKPLVHNPLVEEITKNQTEVCQNFQKKTTTRKKFKDLSTSEECYEFEKPTNMSDTVEQKIKFWRRQQIEIFEQELARKELHYKTQLEEMENQEARIHKLSKDETHLDETFISKIKNVSCVDYEAKFQELEEHIALLKSEMEDQVRLFEDRSVELRQENLQLCTEKTALKIRIAAMEQQIEDLKDQGSGGGDLKQVLGELRSQNRRYNMLACEKERYKKRWRRSARRVHTLKLAMYERNMEREHCIKVEPIDLRQILTQDAMEFEREYGQFRQNGQSSRYSLGSMSGSGDYSTPNKSCILANNNI, encoded by the exons atgGTAAAGCGATTCAAGGCGTCTAGTTCGCTGGGGGCCAGCGATGGTGGAAGCGTCAGAAGTGGCAACTGCAAGGACTCGGATCAGGTCTATTGTGTGCTCCTCCATGTGGTCGAGG CGATCAACTTTGTGAGCCGCGATGGCAGCGAGCGGGAGCAGATTGTGATGAACGCCGCCCTTAACACGGTGGACTTTGAGGTCGAGGGCACCCAGTCGGCCGAAACCATTATCTTCAACAGCAACTGCATTTGGGAGTGCGACCTGGCCGGGATCAAGCGCATCAAGACGGACCACCGACCCGTGAAGATAACCTTCTCTGCGTGCCGTGGCGGTGGGGCTGAGCGCAAGACCATTGGCAGCCTGCTTCTTCCGGTGCGAGGACTTCCGGTCCTAGCCACCACGGGCAGCCACAACGGCGCCAATCTGAAAATGTTCTGGCACAAGCTCATCTGCATCAGCAGCGAGTTCCGCTCCCACAAGCCGGAGGTCCTGCTCATGCTGGCCATCATCAAGAAGTCCATTCTGCATACCAAGGACTTCGATCACCTCATGCAGTTCACCGAA CAAAAAACGCCACCCACGCCGCCACTGCAGTCTCCCGGACACTCGATAACTGCTAGCATGCTCCAGTCGCAG GCCAACGTCTACGTGCAGTCGTTGGTGCAACTGGGCCTGCTGCAGGTGGGCAATGATCCGCTGATAGATTGCGACATAATCGAGGTGGTGCTGCAGCTAAAGCAGCTGAAGAACGTGAACCGGCTGGTCAAGACCCTCGACGAGGGCAAGGGAACCGGCTCCGTGATCCTGGTGTTCGACTTCGTGGGCAATGTGACCAACATTGAGCTGAAGCTAAACGAGTCCGACTCCTACATTCTCAACGACGTCCTTGGGCTGCGTTTTAAGACATCATTGCGCAGCATGCGACTCTATTTCCAACGCATCTTCTATCTGCCCATCAACATGTACATGAATGGCTCGGCAATAG CCACATACCGCATGGACTTTGGTAATCTGCTGCCTCCGGATAACTACTTCTCGGAAAAACGAAAATACACCCACAACGGCTCATTTTCCTTTAATCGACTTGCAAAAAGGGACAGCGCTAGAGAACCCAAGTCGCCTCTGATGGAGTACTCCTTCAGTGTGGACGTAAAGACACTATTATCGGGGCAGGGACAGGAGGAGCCTGAATCTACATCTTCGGTGGCGAGCGGAGTCATCAGGGAGTTGCCAAAGGATCGCAAGGACCCTGAAGTCATGTCACTAAGCCACGATACTGCCTCCGTGGCCAGTCTGAATGTGGGTGCCGAACTGTCAGTCTCGGAAGGATCCTGCCGCTCCACTTCCCCCAAAGAAGATGGGCCCGATTCCGATGCTTCAGTGGATCATCGAAAGCCCGAAAATAGGCGAAAGAAATTTACACGATTGCAGTGTGAGGAAGACAGTGGGGAAAGCGAGGATGAGTTGCGCCTGGGAAAGACGTTTTCCGCTTTAGTGGTTCGTGAGGATCTTAATTTTAGTAACGTGGAAAAAGCAGTAGTTCGAAAGCctaaaaatatagaaaatctACAAGGTGATGATTTCGAAACTGCTTCCTGCGATGACAAAAAGTTAACTAAAGTAGTGGAAGAGGAAACAAAATCTCAAAGGAAGAACAACATAGAACCTACAACCAAAGAATCCTCTAGCTCTCCAAAAAAACTCAAGATTAAGTCGCATAAATCAAATGAGTTTCTCAGAGAatcttttaaactaaaaattaagaCTCCTAGGAACAACATATCAACTTCAGAGGAAAATGATTTCGAAAACTTTGGAGAGCTGACATCTTTAGAACTGTTTGAGCTCGAGGAAAAAAGACAAGCAAAAGAAGCTGAACTGCTGTCTTTTAGAATGCAAAGGATCAAAGAATCTTCACCAATGCCAATGGAAAGCAAAGTTCGAAAAACCCAAATTAAAGACACTGAAGTATTAAGAAATGGAAGCAACAGAAGTTGTATTGACGAAGCTACAGCAGAATCTCCCAAACAGTCGGCCCCCAAAGAAAAAGTGTGCaacaaaaacgtaaaaaaGTTGTCAAAAACACAACTCAATGAAGTTTCTTTAACCCATATAAGTCCATCTGAGTTAAAAAGACAAATGGtttatgaaaaacaaacagataGTAAAGTATTTTCAGAGAATAGCTATGAACAGAGTGATGAGGATTTAGGTTACGGACAAGTTCTTCCTGAAAAACCTAATTTTTCCAGGGAAAAACTAACTAAGAAACCAAAgtcccaaaatttaaaaaccaaaaggaGTTTAAATGATGTTCAAAGTGTAGGCAAAACCAAATCACAATTTTTGGCTTCCGAAGAATTGGAAGACTTTGAAGAAATGTCCACAAGCACCCAGGAAACGAGAAGTTCCAAAACATCTAAGGGAAACTTGGGACTTCGGGCCCGTTGGGTGGAggttaataaaaaacagacACAAGTCTTGGATGAAACCGAGAAGTTTCTGCAGGAGACTTGCCGTGCCGAACTCGATGAGGTCCTCTACGAGGATCAGTTGGCGTTCGGCCTGGCAAAGCCTCTTAAGCTCAAAAAGAAGGTTGGAAAATCCATGGAAGACAATGTAAAAAGCATCAATTATGAAAACTCATATTTGGAGGAAATCGCCATCTGTCAGTCACAAGAGGATCtggtgaaaaaaaagaagaggaCTATGCCCATACACCAGATGGAAATCGAAAGCTCCGAGGAATACATCTCATTGTCGGAAGGCATTTTGAGATCTGCTGAAATGATCTATTCAGAAACAGAACATCGGGATGTTCGAGTCACTTTTGCACAACCCAAAGGAGGTCGTGTTAAGAAAAAGATGAGGGCAGACGAAGACGATGTAATCCAGGATAATACTTCTCTATCGGAGGCAAACTTACAATCCACCGAGAAGATCTCTGCAGAATTTGAGCAGCGGGATGCTCAAGTAAAATCCAAGAAGAGGGAATTCACTAGCTCCCAAGAATTTATCTCGGAGTCTAATTTGAAATACACTGAGCTCACTAACCAAACTGCTCAACCGCAGAACGTAAGAGTcctcaaaaaaaagaaattaaaaaagatgTTAGTCAAAGAAGATTCTCAGATCCAAGATAATGAATCTCAGAAAGAAGAAGCAGTTAGGCCAGTCAAAAAGAAGGTGCTTCGAAAAAAGTCATCAGTAATTTCAGACAACATAGAGCACACCAAAAACGAACATCCACCGGAAGAAATACCAgatgtcaaaacaaaaaaaataattaggaaaaaaccaaaacccctGGTTCACAATCCATTGGTTgaagaaattacaaaaaaccAGACTGAAGTATGTCAAAATTTCCAAAAGAAGACCACTACCCGaaagaaatttaaagatttaagcACCTCCGAAGAATGTTATGAATTCGAAAAGCCTACAAATATGTCCGATACAGTAGAACAAAAAATCAAGTTCTGGCGAAGGCAACAAATAGAAATTTTTGAGCAGGAACTGGCACGCAAGGAGTTGCATTATAAAACTCAGTTAGAGGAGATGGAAAACCAAGAGGCGAGAATACATAAACTCAGCAAGGATGAAACTCATCTGGATGAGACTTttattagtaaaataaaaaacgtatCGTGCGTTGACTATGAGGCGAAATTCCAAGAGCTAGAAGAGCACATAGCTCTTTTAAAATCTGAAATGGAGGATCAAGTAAGGCTTTTCGAGGATCGAAGTGTGGAGCTGCGGCAGGAAAACCTTCAGTTGTGCACAGAGAAAACCGCACTTAAGATTCGCATCGCGGCCATGGAACAGCAGATCGAGGATTTAAAGGATCAGGGCTCCGGCGGGGGAGACCTGAAGCAGGTTCTCGGGGAGCTGAGGTCCCAGAATAGGCGATACAATATGCTTGCCTGCGAGAAGGAACGCTACAAAAAGCGCTGGCGAAGATCCGCCAGGAGGGTTCATACCCTCAAGTTGGCCATGTACGAAAGAAATATGGAGCGGGAGCATTGCATTAAAGTCGA ACCCATTGACCTAAGACAGATCCTGACCCAGGATGCCATGGAATTTGAGCGAGAGTATGGACAGTTTCGTCAGAATGGCCAATCTTCGAGGTATTCACTGGGATCGATGTCAGGATCGGGTGACTATTCAACTCCAAACAAAAGTTGTATACTAGCTAACAACAACATTTGA
- the LOC128258670 gene encoding myogenesis-regulating glycosidase, with protein sequence MQRTKMRFIAVVPSLLLAFCCLWEAVSTCASIEQRYKFPNSNIYVRLRRGDKLQYELMKGEKSLQTVTFDNFESSANLVETSSGGYTLTDGTSTIEFTLVKNAVVSGTGSEITHVKVSRDQVLQGSQPRDCFPLKTGSTHWFSGPEQKQHYWPVERQRHSNYSYLPKELDNFGVGERYWLNGDGVFMYVESNTPLFIDQNTADYPDQLCLSATSALPYDPRVTSAKFVYHIAVAKDARAAHKYAVKTFHGQPTGHPDERMVMHPVWSTWALYKAEVSDDVVRDFAKQILDNGFNNSQLEIDDDWEDCYGAMTFRKNKFPDSKTLTDDLKALGFRVTLWIHPFINNNCTAIYEEAKSLGYLVLDHEGSSDTQWWNSKPKDAAILDFTKPEVQAWFSKRLKRLQDEDGIDSFKFDAGETSWLPSDPVLQASSSMVTPLQAVGDYVRTVAAFGDMVEVRSAQNTQDQPIFVRIVDKDSEWGWNNGLLTLISSMLQMNLNGYPFVLPDMIGGNGYYEKPPTKELFLRWLQANVFMPALQFSFVPWNFDAEAIEISKSFTALHAKYTPYIMKLFKRAVDSGEPVNAPLWWIAPTDEVAQSIYDEFLLGDDIIAAPIVVEGATKRDIYLPEGEWKDGNSDQTYSGPTWVMDYAAPLNTLPYFVRVGFQLE encoded by the exons ATGCAACGGACGAAAATGAGGTTTATTGCAGTAGTACCTAGCCTGCTGTTGGCATTTTGCTGCCTCTGGGAGGCGGTCTCCACTTGCGCCAGCATCGAGCAGCGCTACAAGTTCCCAAACAGCAACATATATGTGCGACTGAGGCGCGGTGATAAGTTGCAGTATGAGCTGATGAAGGGCGAGAAGAGCCTGCAAACAGTGACCTTCGACAACTTTGAGAGCAGTGCCAATTTGGTGGAGACCAGCAGTGGTGGCTATACTTTAACCGATGGCACCAGCACTATTGAGTTCACACTGGTTAAAAACGCCGTGGTCTCCGGCACAGGCAGTGAGATCACCCATGTGAAAGTGTCCCGAGATCAGGTGCTGCAGGGAAGCCAGCCCAGAGATTGTTTCCCCCTGAAAACCGGCTCTACTCACTGGTTCAGTGGCCCGGAGCAAAAGCAGCACTATTGGCCTGTGGAACGGCAAAGGCACAGCAACTACTCCTATTTGCCCAAGGAGCTGGACAACTTTGGAGTGGGCGAACGCTATTGGCTGAACGGCGATGGCGTTTTCATGTATGTGGAAAGCAATACGCCGCTGTTTATTGATCAGAATACGGCGGACTATCCGGATCAGTTGTGTCTGAGTGCCACCAGTGCTCTGCCCTATGATCCCCGGGTCACGTCTGCGAAATTTGTGTACCACATTGCTGTGGCCAAGGATGCCAGGGCAGCTCACAAATATGCCGTGAAGACTTTCCATGGACAACCCACCGGTCATCCCGATGAGCGAATGGTCATGCATCCCGTTTGGTCCACTTGGGCCCTCTACAAAGCGGAGGTTTCCGATGATGTGGTCCGTGACTTTGCCAAGCAGATCCTGGACAATGGTTTCAACAACAGCCAGCTGGAAATCGATGATGATTGGGAGGATTGCTATGGGGCCATGACTTTCAGGAAGAACAAGTTCCCCGATAGCAAAACATTGACGGATGACCTTAAGGCTTTGGGTTTCCGTGTGACCCTGTGGATTCATCCATTcatcaacaacaactgcaCGGCTATTTACGAGGAGGCCAAGTCACTGGGCTACCTGGTGCTGGATCACGAGGGCAGTTCCGATACGCAGTGGTGGAACAGCAAGCCCAAGGACGCGGCCATTCTGGATTTCACCAAGCCGGAGGTTCAGGCCTGGTTCAGCAAGCGTTTGAAGAGGCTGCAGGATGAGGATGGCATCGATAGCTTCAAGTTTGATGCCGGAGAGACCAGTTGGCTGCCCAGTGACCCGGTGCTGCAGGCCAGCAGTTCCATGGTGACTCCGCTCCAGGCGGTGGGCGACTATGTGCGAACTGTGGCTGCTTTTGGAGATATGGTCGAGGTGCGTTCGGCCCAGAACACCCAGGATCAGCCTATTTTCGTGCGCATCGTGGACAAGGATTCGGAGTGGGGCTGGAACAATGGCCTGCTCACGCTGATTTCTTCTATGCTGCAAATGAACCTCAATGGTTATCCATTCGTGCTGCCTGATATGATTGGCGGTAATGGCTACTACGAGAAGCCACCAACTAAGGAACTCTTCCTGCGCTGGCTGCAGGCCAATGTCTTCATGCCCGCCCTGCAGTTCTCCTTTGTGCCCTGGAACTTTGACGCCGAGGCCATTGAGATCAGCAAGAGCTTCACCGCCCTCCATGCTAAGTACACGCCCTACATCATGAAGCTCTTCAAGCGAGCCGTGGATTCGGGAGAGCCTGTGAATGCCCCACTCTGGTGGATCGCCCCCACCGATGAGGTGGCGCAGTCCATCTACGATG AGTTCCTACTGGGCGACGACATTATCGCTGCTCCCATTGTGGTTGAGGGAGCTACCAAGCGGGACATTTACCTGCCGGAGGGCGAGTGGAAGGATGGCAATAGCGACCAGACGTACAGTGGACCCACCTGGGTGATGGACTACGCCGCTCCCTTGAACACTCTGCCCTACTTTGTGCGCGTGGGATTCCAGCTGGAGTAA
- the LOC128258773 gene encoding NADH-quinone oxidoreductase subunit D, translating into MSGGMHGIRKLADKLFTPNEIRRFQAYKNRFSEKYLSVEGLKTNFKSPDLGKLFNYRMFSSNKEECHEEPKAKPKCDPDWDELYPPGPPYEPYDSGFWYPDPEFYKERENVVMWPAGDKWKRRPIYKGKQNPPVDRTFRTKFINFGPAHPAAHGVLRMILELDNETVLNADPHIGLLHRGTEKLIEYKTYMQALPYFDRLDYVSCMANELAYALAVEKLLNVEVPRRAKYIRTMFSEIMRLTNHTMAIASSVLDCGAITPLFWLFEEREKLYEFSERASGARLHAAYMRPGGVASDIPLGFLNDLYQFINQFSDRLDEVEDVVTDNRIWRMRNIGIGTISAHDALNYGCTGPVLRATGVKWDLRKQQPYDAYDEIDFNVAVGSNGDCYDRYLVRMREMRESVGIIKQCIDCMPPGEIKVDDLKICPPPRRKMKEGMEDLIHHFKHFSQGFYVPPGATYTAVESPKGEFGVYLISDGSTRPYRCKIRPASYAHLALMSKMAPAHFLADVVAIIGSLDIVFGEIDR; encoded by the exons ATGTCTGGCGGAATGCATGGTATTCGTAAGCTAGCGGATAAGCTATTCACACCCAACGAAATTCGTCGTTTCCAGGCGTACAAGAATCGATTTAGTGAAAAGTACCTGAGCGTGGAGGGCTTGAAGACCAATTTCAAGAGCCCTGATTTGGGGAAGCTTTTCAATTATCGCATGTTTTCATCAAACAAAGAAG AGTGTCATGAGGAGCCAAAAGCTAAGCCAAAGTGTGACCCCGATTGGGATGAACTTTATCCGCCAGGTCCGCCATATGAGCCCTACGATTCGGGTTTCTGGTATCCAGATCCCGAGTTTTACAAAGAAAGGGAAAATGTGGTCATGTGGCCAGCCGGCGATAAGTGGAAACGCCGTCCGATTTACAAGGGCAAACAGAATCCTCCCGTGGATCGCACTTTTCGCACTAAATTCATCAATTTTGGACCTGCCCATCCGGCTGCCCATGGAGTATTGCGCATGATTCTCGAATTGGATAATGAAACGGTGCTAAATGCCGATCCACACATTGGTTTATTGCATCGCGGCACCGAAAAACTGATCGAATACAAGACTTATATGCAGGCCTTGCCATATTTCGATCGTTTGGATTATGTTTCCTGCATGGCCAATGAATTGGCCTACGCTTTGGCCGTGGAGAAATTGTTGAATGTGGAAGTGCCTCGCAGGGCCAAGTATATACGCACCATGTTCTCGGAGATAATGAGGCTCACAAATCACACCATGGCCATAGCTTCATCGGTACTCGATTGCGGTGCCATAACTCCGCTTTTTTGGCTTTTCGAAGAGCGAGAAAAGTTATATGAATTTTCGGAACGTGCCTCGGGAGCTCGCCTCCATGCTGCCTACATGCGCCCGGGGGGCGTGGCCTCTGATATACCCTTGGGCTTCCTCAATGACCTTTATCAGTTTATTAATCAATTTAGCGATCGATTGGATGAGGTTGAGGATGTTGTCACCGACAATCGCAtctggcgtatgcgtaatattgGCATTGGCACAATATCCGCCCATGATGCGTTGAACTATGGATGCACTGGACCGGTTTTGAGGGCCACTGGCGTCAAATGGGATCTACGTAAGCAGCAGCCATATGACGCCTACGATGAGATTGACTTTAATGTGGCTGTTGGATCAAATGGCGACTGCTACGATCGTTACTTGGTGAGAATGCGTGAGATGCGTGAATCGGTGGGCATCATCAAGCAATGCATCGATTGCATGCCCCCGGGTGAAATAAAGGTGGATGATCTTAAGATCTGTCCTCCACCAAGGCGCAAAATGAAGGAGGGCATGGAGGATCTAATCCATCATTTCAAGCATTTTTCACAGGGCTTCTACGTTCCACCGGGAGCCACGTACACCGCCGTCGAGTCACCAAAGGGAGAATTTGGCGTATATCTCATCTCCGATGGTTCAACGCGACCATATCGCTGCAAGATACGTCCAGCCTCCTATGCCCACCTCGCCCTCATGTCCAAAATGGCACCAGCACACTTTTTAGCCGATGTTGTGGCCATTATCGGATCGCTGGATATTGTATTTGGCGAAATCGATCGTTAG